From a region of the Zingiber officinale cultivar Zhangliang chromosome 4B, Zo_v1.1, whole genome shotgun sequence genome:
- the LOC121975013 gene encoding uncharacterized protein LOC121975013, translating to MDTINTGGIGAEDRKIDEDKHNMKGFFLMKSLLHKQVKRYQTLEEKIDDLCNRMEDNYQLGSRKDSQGVRTKEQSETLMCYLEETFELQKCVVATGQKFTEMQSKTNSIFSRADAHDKSIGFNLRQFADIIRTSKEQL from the exons ATGGATACAATAAATACTGGTGGAATTGGAGCTGAAGACAGAAAGATTGATGAGGACAAACATAACATGAAAGGCTTCTTCCTAATGAAATCTTTGCTACACAAACAAGTGAAAAGATACCAGACACTGGAAGAGAAGATTGATGACTTGTGCAATAGAATG GAGGACAACTACCAGTTAGGAAGCAGAAAAGACTCACAAGGTGTTAGAACAAAGGAGCAATCTGAGACACTTATGTGCTATCTAGAAGAAACATTTGAACTACAAAAGTGTGTTGTGGCAACAGGACAGAAGTTCACAGAAATGCAGTCCAAAACTAATTCTATCTTTTCTAGAGCTGATGCACATGATAAATCTATAGGCTTCAACTTGAGGCAGTTTGCTGATATCATTAGAACTTCAAAGGAACAACTCTAA
- the LOC121978236 gene encoding uncharacterized protein LOC121978236: protein MDWQNEILVHYLLVTWTLIANKSSRHFEDNGSEEIDQRSEPQSVTSYLQGTTNNLSFHWNLTVIKPHKEIVYVLDSLSHRICDEGWKYVMEMALRLFNSNNGRKGRKHVQWEVIKAPRQPDAKQCGYYVMRFMRQITEEITMIEGDTLPSIIILSLSSQIIRIKLKQIGNVST, encoded by the exons ATGGACTGGCAAAACGAGATACTAGTTCATTACTTACTAGTTACCTGGACACTCATTGCAAACAAATCATCAAGGCATTTTGAAGACAATGGTTCTGAGGAGATCGATCAAAGATCTGAGCCACAAAGTGTAACTTCCTATCTCCAAGGCACCACCAATAATCTTAG tttccattggaatttgACTGTCATTAAACCTCATAAGGAGATTGTTTATGTGTTGGATTCTTTAAGTCATCGCATTTGTGATGAAGGTTGGAAATATGTTATGGAAAT ggcgttaagattatttaattcgaacaatggaaggaaaggaagaaagcaTGTACAATGGGAAGTAATCAAG GCTCCTAGGCAGccagatgcgaaacaatgtggttattaCGTGATGAGATTTATGAGACAAATTACTGAAGAAATTACAATGATCGAGGGGGATACACTACCATCAATAATAATATTATCTTTATCATCTCAAATAATTAGAA